Proteins co-encoded in one Nicotiana sylvestris chromosome 7, ASM39365v2, whole genome shotgun sequence genomic window:
- the LOC104229863 gene encoding serine/threonine-protein kinase WAG1-like, with product MEELDTLYPPDSDLDLSFTSCASITTTTTDRTLSARSSLARSSLTLSFNDRLSSTSTTNNPSTEIPNLHRRPHRKHDPNWSAIKAATTLSSDGALHLRHLKLHRLVGSGNLGRVFLCRLRDYDHANFALKVIDRDSLTAKKLSHVQTEAEILSSLDHPFLPTLYAHLEVSHYTCLLIDFCPNGDLHSLLRKQPGNRLPVESVRFYAAEVLVALEYLHSLGIVYRDLKPENILIREDGHIMLSDFDLCFKSDVSPKLDFTTRTLERSKRRYSCFSDRLREETVTEFVAEPTGAFSRSCVGTHEYLAPELISGTGHGNGVDWWAFGVLLYELLYGTTPFKGSSKESTLRNIASSKGVKFNVEESQGNEPSGMGEAKDLIERLLVKDPRRRLGCARGATDIKRHPFFAGIKWPLIRTYRPPEVRGLSIKRTKSKLRVSHVTGVTSSSSPRRKCCWWKRLGYLMRIKGSKYNLNSNHNYYCYTNQKVRKCA from the coding sequence ATGGAAGAATTAGATACCCTTTATCCACCAGATTCTGACCTTGATCTAAGTTTCACAAGTTGTGCTTCCATTACTACCACCACAACTGATCGTACTCTTAGTGCAAGAAGCAGTTTGGCTCGTAGCAGCCTTACACTCAGCTTCAACGACCGTCTTTCCTCTACCTCTACTACAAATAATCCCTCCACCGAAATCCCCAATCTCCACCGCCGTCCCCACCGCAAACACGACCCTAATTGGTCTGCCATTAAGGCGGCCACCACCCTTTCCTCTGACGGCGCTCTTCATCTCCGCCACCTTAAACTCCACCGCCTTGTGGGGTCCGGAAACCTCGGCCGCGTTTTCCTCTGCCGTCTCCGTGACTATGATCACGCTAACTTTGCTCTTAAGGTCATTGACCGTGATTCCCTTACGGCGAAAAAACTCTCTCATGTTCAAACGGAGGCTGAGATCCTCTCCTCGCTAGACCACCCTTTTCTCCCTACACTCTACGCTCATTTAGAAGTCTCTCATTACACTTGCTTGCTTATTGATTTCTGCCCTAACGGTGATCTCCATTCCTTGCTCCGCAAGCAACCTGGTAACCGGCTACCTGTTGAATCGGTCAGATTCTACGCAGCTGAGGTACTCGTAGCATTAGAATATCTACATTCGCTTGGAATAGTGTATCGTGATCTAAAGCCCGAAAATATTCTGATACGCGAAGATGGTCACATTATGCTCTCCGACTTCGACTTGTGTTTCAAATCCGATGTTTCACCGAAATTAGATTTCACCACCCGCACTCTAGAAAGATCTAAAAGAAGATACAGTTGTTTCAGTGACCGGCTACGCGAAGAAACTGTCACCGAGTTCGTCGCCGAGCCAACCGGTGCATTTTCCAGATCATGCGTTGGGACCCACGAGTACTTAGCGCCGGAGCTCATCAGCGGCACCGGCCACGGTAACGGTGTGGATTGGTGGGCGTTTGGGGTGTTACTGTACGAGTTGTTGTATGGAACGACGCCGTTTAAAGGGAGCAGTAAAGAGTCCACCCTGCGCAATATAGCATCCAGCAAAGGAGTGAAGTTTAACGTAGAAGAAAGTCAAGGAAATGAGCCTTCAGGAATGGGTGAAGCAAAGGATTTAATAGAGAGGTTATTAGTGAAGGATCCAAGGAGGAGGCTAGGATGCGCCAGGGGTGCAACGGATATTAAACGTCACCCGTTCTTCGCCGGAATAAAATGGCCGTTGATCAGAACTTACCGGCCGCCGGAGGTACGTGGGCTAAGTATAAAGAGGACCAAGAGTAAGTTGCGCGTGAGTCACGTGACTGGAGTAACATCATCATCATCCCCAAGAAGAAAGTGTTGTTGGTGGAAAAGGCTGGGGTATCTAATGAGAATTAAAGGATCTAAGTACAATTTAAATTCTAATCATAATTATTATTGTTATACTAATCAGAAGGTTAGAAAATGTGCTTAA